A genomic stretch from Leishmania infantum JPCM5 genome chromosome 23 includes:
- a CDS encoding sir2-family protein-like protein codes for MRPAGTIASFMERCSARKPGRGCVVLTGAGCSTESGIPDYRGPNGQYHRADFVLLTFQNFMRDDNEKRRYWARSMLGYSTISGASCNAAHMALQAFTKSGAVAHILTQNVDGLHHLATYGGVGDAEEEHYYKYTTSDAPLKELHGNIHNVICTSCGFLMPRARLQRELRERNPALYEQYGADMSRVRPDGDYSAPTEALNAMHLVMCPRCNGFFKPHVVLFGENVPKPIVETTMNVVRDKASCLLCLGTSLQVYSAYRYVLEAKQLGIPVAIVNAGMTRGDAIADLKLNVESVGSVLAETAHEMLGVPASMFFRRKTIQL; via the coding sequence ATGAGGCCGGCGGGGACGATCGCATCGTTCAtggagcgctgcagcgccagaaAACCTGGTCGTGGCTGCGTAGTCCTCACCGGCGCGGGTTGCAGCACAGAGAGTGGCATCCCAGACTATCGTGGGCCCAACGGCCAGTACCACCGCGCCGATTTCGTGCTGCTGACTTTTCAGAACTTTATGCGCGACGACAACGAAAAACGACGCTATTGGGCCCGCAGCATGCTTGGGTACTCGACCATATCCGGTGCCTCCTGCAATGCCGCTCACATGGCGCTGCAGGCTTTCACCAAGTCCGGGGCCGTGGCACACATCCTCACGCAAAACGTCGACgggctgcaccacctcgctACGTatggcggcgtcggtgacgcggaggaggagcactACTACAAGTACACCACAAGTGACGCGCCGCTGAAGGAGTTGCACGGCAACATTCACAACGTCATCTGCACGTCCTGCGGCTTTCTCatgccgcgcgcgcggctgcagcgggaACTGCGAGAAAGGAATCCGGCTTTGTATGAGCAGTACGGGGCAGATATGTCGCGTGTGCGGCCGGACGGCGACTACAGTGCACCAACGGAGGCCTTGAATGCGATGCATCTCGTCATGTGCCCTCGGTGCAACGGCTTCTTCAAGCCGCATGTCGTTCTGTTCGGTGAGAACGTGCCGAAGCCAATTGTGGAAACCACGATGAATGTTGTGCGCGACAAGGCTTCCTGTCTGCTGTGCCTCGGCACCTCCCTGCAGGTGTACAGTGCCTATCGGTACGTCTTAGAGGCAAAGCAGTTAGGGATTCCGGTGGCCATCGTCAACGCTGGAATGACGCGGGGCGACGCCATTGCTGACCTCAAACTCAATGTGGAGAGCGTCGGAAGCGTGTTGGCGGAGACGGCGCATGAGATGCTTGGCGTGCCGGCGTCCATGTTCTTCCGCCGCAAGACGATTCAACTCTAG
- a CDS encoding putative T-complex protein 1, gamma subunit — protein sequence MNGQQPVIVVNQRVERESGRKAQMSNIEAAKTVASLISSTLGPCAMLKMIIDPMGGTVLTNDGNCILREIDVVHPAAKHMLELARAQDEEVGDGTTSVIILTGEILSLAQPLLERNIHPLKIVKGFTQALSDALAAVEKIATSIDPENKEQLEDVVRACLGTKFNSREEELMCRMAVEATLRVVQVNPITGVKDIDIKRYAKVEKIPGGSITDSVVLDGVMFNKDHIHSKMRRVIESPRILLLDCPLEYKKPETTINVELTKDTDWEALLKQEEDYVRSICNVIISFKPDVVITEKGASDLAAHFLYKAGITCIRRLRKTDNNRIARATGATIVSRVEELTQEHIGKAGLFEIKKIGDEYFTFITGCPGGSACSILLRGASKDTLNEMERNLHDAMCVARNIILEPRIVYGAASCEMSVSSTLMAKAKSIGGVEQAAYQAVAMALEVVPRILTSNCGANVIRVVTDLRARHANPEGWYWGIDGHSGHIVDARTIKVIEPAAVKVQALKTAIEAASMILRVDDIVSGTKLREEKSTAKPKQQDEDPDGAAEP from the coding sequence ATGAACGGGCAGCAACCGGTTATTGTGGTAAACCAGCGCGTGGAGCGCGAGTCTGGCCGCAAGGCGCAGATGAGCAACATCGAGGCAGCCAAGACGGTTGCTAGTCTCATCAGCAGCACACTGGGTCCATGTGCCATGCTGAAGATGATCATAGACCCCATGGGCGGCACAGTTCTGACGAACGATGGCAACTGCATCCTGCGCGAGATTGATGTAGTGCACCCCGCGGCGAAGCACATGCTGGAACTCGCCCGCGCTcaggacgaggaggtgggTGACGGGACGACCTCAGTGATTATCTTGACGGGCGAGATTCTCAGCCTGGCGCAGCCGTTGCTGGAGCGCAACATCCACCCGCTCAAGATTGTGAAGGGCTTCACCCAAGCTCTGTCtgacgcgctggcggcggtggagaagaTTGCCACCTCGATTGATCCCGAGAACAAGGAGCAGTTAGAGGATGTGGTGCGCGCCTGCCTTGGCACCAAGTTCAACTCCcgtgaggaggagctgatgTGCCGCATGGCTGTTGAGGCAACGCTGCGCGTAGTGCAGGTGAACCCCATCACTGGAGTCAAGGACATTGACATCAAGCGCTACGCCAAAGTGGAGAAGATTCCTGGCGGCTCCATTACGGATAGCGTTGTGCTGGATGGCGTCATGTTCAATAAGGACCACATTCACTCGAAGATGCGCCGCGTCATCGAGAGCCCGCGCATCCTCTTGTTGGATTGCCCTCTTGAGTACAAGAAGCCGGAGACGACCATCAACGTGGAGCTGACCAAGGACACCGACTGGGAGGCCCTGCTGAAACAGGAGGAGGACTACGTCCGCTCTATCTGCAACGTCATCATTTCCTTCAAGCCGGATGTAGTAATCACGGAGAAGGGCGCCTCTGACTTGGCGGCGCACTTCCTGTACAAGGCTGGCATCACCTGCATCCGCCGCCTTCGCAAGACAGACAACAACCGCATAGCCcgtgccaccggcgccaccatCGTTAGCCGTGTGGAGGAGCTGACGCAGGAGCACATTGGCAAGGCGGGCTTATTTGAAATCAAGAAAATCGGTGATGAGTACTTCACCTTCATCACTGGCTGTCCAGGGGGCTCTGCGTGCAGTATTCTGCTTCGTGGCGCCAGCAAGGACACGCTGAATGAGATGGAGCGCAACCTGCATGACGCCATGTGCGTGGCGCGCAACATCATCCTCGAGCCGCGCATCGTCTacggcgctgcgtcgtgcGAGATGTCTGTCTCCTCCACCCTCATGGCGAAAGCCAAGTCCATTGGGGGCGTGGAGCAGGCTGCGTAccaggcggtggcgatggcgctggaggtggtaCCGCGCATTCTGACGAGCAACTGCGGCGCCAACGTGATTCGTGTGGTCACGGATCTCCGAGCACGCCACGCGAACCCGGAGGGGTGGTACTGGGGCATCGACGGCCACAGCGGACACATTGTTGATGCGCGCACCATCAAGGTTATCGAGCCAGCTGCGGTGAAGGTTCAGGCGCTGAAAACTGCAATCGAGGCGGCATCCATGATTCTGCGCGTCGACGACATCGTGTCCGGTACCAAGCTCCGCGAGGAGAAGTCGACAGCGAAGCCGAAACAGCAGGATGAGGACCCCGATGGGGCTGCAGAGCCGTAA
- a CDS encoding S-adenosyl-methyltransferase mraW-like protein, translated as MKRIVAPKRWSAVNRVEHPPLMPKQLLQGVCGGLRWLESKNLAEFLAKRAIEEGFPCTKKQQRVFDARLPSSRPAHRKRRLHKKCPARRSGGDVQLTEGSLEAQRTTGVSGALVSSGALLALNSSAFDALAPLAKRKRLVSYDVLDCTFGSGFHTGVVLENGRPYTRVVAMDCDVEATVSAREIVDEFGADRFRFYARPMSEAKAMFGERSFDAVMIDPGPSLTQLENPERGFLLDDESDHALDMRYGPTHGLGALEYLNTVPQHALSGALASYELLTPQQSMKLARAIRQRRPFDGAQRVLEAVEEAGNELPEEGWGTQDSRRKTSMSWNFMTSLRCIVNHERHELSEALQNALLLLRTDGRLVVFSRLPWEEKLISTTISQHPHALLSYSEAIPIEDVQDHGHSRHTKMWIATRTQSSSYVLKNSQALTEEAVQESSMRWMSGLFAGQTFGFPANNFTFENKDGKDWAAVRRNKDSPPFDSDDDPRG; from the coding sequence ATGAAGCGGATTGTGGCACCGAAGCGATGGTCCGCCGTAAACCGTGTTGAGCATCCTCCGCTTATGCCTAAGCAGCTCTTGCAGGGCGTCTGCGGCGGGCTGCGGTGGCTCGAGTCTAAGAACCTCGCTGAGTTTTTGGCAAAACGCGCCATCGAAGAAGGGTTCCCCTGTACGAAAAAGCAGCAGAGGGTTTTCGATGCGCGACTGCCATCATCGCGTCCAGCGCATCGCAAGCGCCGACTGCACAAAAAGTGTCCAGCGCGTCGTTCTGGCGGGGATGTGCAACTGACCGAGGGTAGtctggaggcgcagcgcacgacAGGTGTCAGTGGCGCCCTCGTCTCTTCCGGCGCATTGCTTGCGTTGAACTCGTCTGCCTTCGATGCTCTGGCGCCACTGGCCAAGCGGAAGCGGCTCGTTTCGTATGATGTTTTGGACTGTACATTCGGCTCTGGCTTTCACACCGGTGTGGTGCTCGAGAACGGTCGGCCGTACACGCGAGTTGTTGCGATGGACTGCgacgtggaggcgacggtgagcgcgcgcgagatCGTTGATGAGTTCGGCGCGGACCGGTTTCGATTCTACGCGCGTCCCATGTCTGAGGCCAAGGCCATGTTTGGCGAGCGTTCCTTTGATGCCGTTATGATCGACCCTGGCCCGTCGTTGACTCAACTGGAGAATCCCGAGCGAGGGTTTCTTCTGGATGATGAGAGTGACCATGCACTCGACATGCGCTACGGGCCCACGCATGGGCTCGGGGCGCTGGAGTACCTCAacacggtgccgcagcaTGCCCTGTCCGGCGCCCTCGCTTCCTACGAACTTCTAACTCCTCAGCAGTCGATGAAGTTGGCTAGAGCCATTCGGCAACGGCGCCCCTTcgatggcgcgcagcgcgtgctggaggcagtggaggaggcgggtaACGAGCTCCCTGAGGAGGGATGGGGGACTCAGGATAGCCGACGGAAGACTTCGATGTCTTGGAACTTCATGACATCGTTGAGATGCATCGTGAACCACGAGCGCCACGAGCTGAGCGAGGCCCTGCAGaacgcactgctgctcctgcgcacTGACGGCCGACTTGTTGTCTTTTCTCGTCTCCCGTGGGAGGAGAAGCTCATCTCCACCACTATCAGTCAGCACCCGCACGCTCTGCTAAGTTACTCGGAGGCTATTCCCATCGAGGATGTGCAGGATCACGGCCACTCACGCCACACAAAGATGTGGATTGCCACTCGCACCCAAAGTTCCTCGTACGTGCTCAAGAACAGTCAGGCACTCacagaggaggcggtgcaggagaGCTCGATGCGGTGGATGAGCGGCCTCTTCGCTGGTCAAACGTTTGGGTTCCCGGCGAATAACTTCACATTTGAGAACAAGGATGGGAAGGACTGGGCAGCAGTGCGCAGAAACAAGGACTCGCCACCCTTCGACAGCGATGATGACCCTAGAGGCTAA